One Manihot esculenta cultivar AM560-2 chromosome 18, M.esculenta_v8, whole genome shotgun sequence genomic window carries:
- the LOC110606200 gene encoding disease resistance protein RPM1 — translation MAESAVTFLIEKLASLLHEEVEVLRGVRGELDHIRSELEQMQSFLRTADAIEASNPEVNKWVKQLRDVVYEIEDTLDEFMLRLGHDHGDKFYSTLHKITCYIKHMKARYQLASEVKAIKSRISIVFKSYQSYGDRSNILGSRLSSMAADNTCFDRRGDALLLEEDELVGIDNPKSQLINWLVDDDQWLKVVTVLGMGGLGKTTLVKKVYDDAEVKKHFDSHAWINVSQSFKIEELLKDMIYQLFDGVNKQAPQGMETMNSHRLKTTIKEFLQQSRYLFVLDDVWSRNAWDAIKHALPNNHQGSRVLLTTRSRDVAYAAGIEAKGEVYSLKPLSPEESWTLFCRKTFQQNSSPPHLEAVSRHIVQRCGGLPLAISAISGILAMKDWSRIDEWEKLARNLGAEIRGNDILQSMEKILLLGYNDLPYYLKSCFLYLSIFPEDHPIECMRLIRLWIAEGYVKEVAGKTQEEVAEAYLNELLTRSLIQVAGTTSDGRVYSCCIHGLVREIILLKSRDQNFMTVTSEQNEIWPEKVRCLSIHKSLENVKEGRDITKLRSLLIFGVEDSLSTTSIPLLFDGDMRLLTVLDMRSTSLEMIPDGIFKLIHLKYLSLRDTKVKNLPSSIGKLRNLETLDLKRTGIDELPPEISKLQKLRHILVYRYETEPYIPYHYLNGFKAPLEIVRLQSLQKLCFVESNENNGMLVELARLQQLKRLGITKLRKEDGPALCSSIENLKNLRSLNVHSLEEEEIIDMQHLSSTPKFLQRLYLHGRLEELPYWISSLHSLVKLYLRCSHLKDNLCESLGDLPNLVELQLRQAYDGQALSFKAGSFQRLNILFLEELEELRCLHVEEGAMPLLRELTISRCQLLEEGPSCIEHLKNLKTIKFFDMPDELNKMIMLEKQGTNLSHFPQVYFIRWKNTHWERSILSVGKVPKKTASK, via the coding sequence ATGGCTGAGAGTGCAGTTACTTTTCTGATCGAGAAGCTTGCATCTTTACTCCATGAAGAGGTTGAGGTGTTGAGAGGCGTTCGTGGAGAGCTAGACCACATCAGAAGTGAATTGGAGCAAATGCAATCTTTCCTGAGGACTGCTGATGCGATTGAAGCTAGCAATCCTGAAGTTAACAAATGGGTCAAGCAATTGAGAGATGTTGTTTATGAAATTGAAGATACGCTCGATGAGTTTATGCTTCGGTTAGGACATGATCATGGGGACAAATTCTACAGTACCTTACATAAGATCACTTGCTATATTAAACACATGAAGGCTCGATACCAACTTGCATCGGAAGTAAAGGCCATTAAATCCAGAATCAGCATTGTTTTCAAGAGTTACCAGAGTTATGGTGACAGATCCAATATCCTGGGTAGCAGATTAAGTTCCATGGCTGCAGACAACACATGTTTTGATCGTCGAGGTGATGCTCTTCTACTAGAAGAAGATGAGCTTGTCGGCATCGATAATCCCAAGAGCCAGTTGATAAATTGGCTTGTTGATGATGATCAATGGCTCAAAGTGGTTACAGTGTTAGGAATGGGAGGGTTGGGGAAAACAACCCTTGTAAAAAAAGTATATGACGATGCTGAAGTGAAGAAACATTTTGACAGCCATGCTTGGATCAATGTTTCGCAATCATTCAAGATAGAGGAACTCCTTAAAGACATGATTTACCAACTCTTTGATGGAGTTAACAAACAAGCTCCTCAAGGAATGGAAACCATGAATAGCCATCGGCTAAAAACAACAATCAAGGAGTTTCTCCAGCAAAGTAGATATTTATTCGTTCTTGATGATGTATGGAGCAGAAATGCATGGGATGCTATCAAACATGCCTTGCCTAACAACCATCAAGGCAGTCGGGTGTTGCTCACAACACGTAGTCGTGATGTGGCCTATGCAGCTGGCATAGAAGCCAAAGGTGAGGTCTATTCACTGAAGCCTTTGTCTCCAGAAGAGTCTTGGACCCTGTTCTGTAGGAAAACATTCCAGCAGAATTCTTCCCCACCTCATCTGGAAGCTGTTTCTCGTCATATTGTCCAAAGGTGTGGAGGACTGCCTCTTGCAATTTCGGCAATAAGTGGAATATTGGCCATGAAGGACTGGAGCAGAATAGATGAATGGGAGAAGTTGGCTCGCAACCTTGGTGCTGAAATTAGAGGCAATGATATACTGCAAAGCATGGAAAAAATACTCTTACTTGGTTACAATGATCTGCCATACTATCTCAAATCTTGTTTCTTGTACCTGAGCATATTTccagaggatcatccaatagagTGTATGAGACTAATCCGTCTATGGATTGCAGAAGGATATGTAAAAGAAGTTGCTGGAAAAACACAAGAAGAAGTAGCAGAAGCCTACCTGAATGAGCTTTTGACCAGAAGTTTGATCCAAGTTGCAGGCACAACCAGTGATGGAAGGGTCTACTCATGCTGCATCCATGGACTTGTGCGAGAGATTATTCTCTTAAAATCTAGAGATCAAAACTTCATGACAGTAACGAGTGAACAAAATGAAATATGGCCTGAAAAAGTCCGATGCCTCTCAATCCATAAGTCATTGGAAAATGTAAAAGAAGGCAGGGACATCACAAAACTTCGTTCTTTGTTAATTTTTGGAGTGGAAGATTCACTGTCAACAACATCAATACCTTTATTGTTTGATGGTGATATGAGGCTGCTCACAGTGTTAGATATGAGGAGTACATCACTGGAGATGATTCCAGATGGAATTTTCAAACTGATTCACCTGAAATATCTGAGCTTAAGAGATACCAAAGTGAAAAATCTTCCAAGCTCTATTGGGAAGCTTCGAAATCTAGAGACCTTGGACCTTAAACGCACAGGTATTGATGAATTGCCTCCTGAgatttcaaaacttcaaaagcTACGGCATATACTCGTCTATCGCTATGAAACAGAGCCTTATATTCCTTACCACTACCTAAATGGATTTAAGGCCCCACTTGAAATTGTAAGGTTGCAATCCTTGCAAAAGCTCTGTTTTGTTGAGTCAAATGAAAACAATGGCATGTTGGTAGAGTTAGCCAGGCTGCAGCAGCTGAAGAGATTAGGCATTACAAAGTTGAGAAAAGAAGATGGACCAGCATTGTGTTCTTCCATAGAAAACCTGAAAAACCTTCGTTCTCTGAATGTTCATTCACTGGAAGAGGAAGAGATCATTGACATGCAGCATTTGTCTTCAACCCCAAAGTTTCTTCAGCGGCTATACTTGCATGGACGTCTGGAGGAGCTACCTTATTGGATAAGTTCACTTCACAGCCTTGTCAAGCTGTATTTGAGGTGCAGCCACTTGAAGGACAACCTGTGCGAGTCCCTTGGAGATTTGCCAAATCTGGTAGAACTTCAACTTCGTCAAGCATATGATGGACAAGCATTGAGTTTCAAGGCTGGAAGCTTTCAGAGGCTGAACATATTATTTCTTGAGGAGTTGGAAGAACTTAGATGTTTGCATGTGGAGGAAGGGGCAATGCCCTTACTCAGAGAACTTACCATTAGTCGCTGCCAATTGTTGGAGGAAGGACCATCCTGTATCGAACACCTCAaaaacctcaaaacaatcaaattTTTTGACATGCCTGATGAATTAAACAAGATGATCATGCTGGAGAAACAGGGAACAAATCTTTCTCATTTCCCACAGGTTTATTTTATTAGATGGAAGAACACTCACTGGGAAAGAAGTATCTTATCGGTAGGTAAAGTACCGAAGAAAACGGCAAGCAAGTGA